Proteins from a genomic interval of Diprion similis isolate iyDipSimi1 chromosome 10, iyDipSimi1.1, whole genome shotgun sequence:
- the LOC124410915 gene encoding COP9 signalosome complex subunit 2 isoform X2, producing MSDGDDDFMCEEEEDYGLEYSEDSNSEPDVDLENQYYNSKALKEDDPKAALQSFQKVLDLEGGDKGEWGFKALKQMIKINFKLLNYKEMMTRYKQLLTYIKSAVTRNHSEKSINSILDYISTSKNMELLQDFYETTLDALKDAKNDRLWFKTNTKLGKLYFDRSDFNKLAKILKQLHQSCQTDDGEDDLKKGTQLLEIYALEIQMYTAQKNNKKLKTLYEQSLHIKSAIPHPLIMGVIRECGGKMHLREGEFERAHTDFFEAFKNYDESGSPRRTTCLKYLVLANMLMKSGINPFDSQEAKPYKNDPEILAMTNLVVSYQNNDINQFESILKQNRNNIMDDPFIREHIEDLLRNIRTQVLIKLIKPYTRIHIPFISKELNIDVSEVESLLVSCILDSTVRGRIDQVNQVLELDKKSVCAARYNALDKWTNQLQSLHVAVVNKMS from the exons ATGTCGGATGGTGACGACGATTTTATGTgcgaagaggaagaagattATGGCTTG gaaTATTCAGAGGATTCCAACTCGGAGCCTGACGTAGACTTGGAAAATCAATATTACAACAGTAAAGCACTTAAGGAGGATGATCCTAAGGCGGCGTTACAAAGCTTTCAAAAAGTGCTAGACCTGGAGGGGGGCGATAAAGGAGAATGGGGATTCAAGGCGCTCAAACAAATgatcaaaatcaatttcaaactg TTGAATTACAAGGAAATGATGACTCGATACAAGCAGCTCTTAACGTATATCAAAAGTGCAGTGACGAGAAATCATTCAGAAAAATCGATCAACTCAATCCTGGATTATATCAGTACTTCAAAAAAC ATGGAATTACTGCAAGATTTTTACGAGACAACTCTAGACGCACTAAAAGATGCGAAAAATGATAGGCTGTGGTTCAAGACGAACACAAAACTTGGAAAGCTATATTTCGATCGATCAGATTTTAACAAATTGGCAAAAATACTGAAACAGCTTCATCAGAGTTGTCAG ACAGACGACGGAGAGGATGATCTTAAAAAAGGTACACAATTACTCGAAATATACGCTCTCGAAATCCAAATGTATACGGCccagaaaaataacaaaaaactcAAAACTCTGTATGAACAAAGTCTCCACATCAAAAGTGCCATTCCGCATCCCCTCATCATGGGAGTAATCAGag AATGCGGGGGTAAAATGCACCTCAGAGAAGGGGAATTCGAGCGGGCTCATACGGATTTCTTCGAAGCGTTTAAAAACTATGACGAGTCCGGTTCCCCAAGGCGTACGACGTGTTTGAAGTATCTGGTCTTGGCTAACAT GTTGATGAAGTCTGGTATAAATCCGTTCGACTCTCAAGAGGCAAAGCCATACAAAAACGACCCCGAAATACTTGCGATGACTAATCTGGTTGTTAgttatcaaaacaatgacatCAACCAATTTGAGTCTATTCTGAAGCAAAATAGAAACAATATAATGGATGACCCCTTCATTCGGGAGCACATTGAAGACCTTCTGCGCAATATTAGAACTCAG GTGCTCATTAAGCTTATCAAACCGTATACAAGGATCCACATACCCTTCATCAGTAAAGAATTGAACATCGATGTTTCCGAGGTCGAAAGTCTGCTGGTTTCTTGTATTTTAGATAGCACAGTTCGCGGTCGAATTGATCAG gtGAACCAAGTCCTCGAATTGGATAAAAAGTCGGTTTGCGCCGCGCGTTATAACGCTCTAGACAAATGGACGAATCAGTTACAGTCACTGCACGTAGCCGTCGTTAATAAAATGTCGTAG
- the LOC124410915 gene encoding COP9 signalosome complex subunit 2 isoform X1, whose protein sequence is MSDGDDDFMCEEEEDYGLEYSEDSNSEPDVDLENQYYNSKALKEDDPKAALQSFQKVLDLEGGDKGEWGFKALKQMIKINFKLLNYKEMMTRYKQLLTYIKSAVTRNHSEKSINSILDYISTSKNMELLQDFYETTLDALKDAKNDRLWFKTNTKLGKLYFDRSDFNKLAKILKQLHQSCQVGITDDGEDDLKKGTQLLEIYALEIQMYTAQKNNKKLKTLYEQSLHIKSAIPHPLIMGVIRECGGKMHLREGEFERAHTDFFEAFKNYDESGSPRRTTCLKYLVLANMLMKSGINPFDSQEAKPYKNDPEILAMTNLVVSYQNNDINQFESILKQNRNNIMDDPFIREHIEDLLRNIRTQVLIKLIKPYTRIHIPFISKELNIDVSEVESLLVSCILDSTVRGRIDQVNQVLELDKKSVCAARYNALDKWTNQLQSLHVAVVNKMS, encoded by the exons ATGTCGGATGGTGACGACGATTTTATGTgcgaagaggaagaagattATGGCTTG gaaTATTCAGAGGATTCCAACTCGGAGCCTGACGTAGACTTGGAAAATCAATATTACAACAGTAAAGCACTTAAGGAGGATGATCCTAAGGCGGCGTTACAAAGCTTTCAAAAAGTGCTAGACCTGGAGGGGGGCGATAAAGGAGAATGGGGATTCAAGGCGCTCAAACAAATgatcaaaatcaatttcaaactg TTGAATTACAAGGAAATGATGACTCGATACAAGCAGCTCTTAACGTATATCAAAAGTGCAGTGACGAGAAATCATTCAGAAAAATCGATCAACTCAATCCTGGATTATATCAGTACTTCAAAAAAC ATGGAATTACTGCAAGATTTTTACGAGACAACTCTAGACGCACTAAAAGATGCGAAAAATGATAGGCTGTGGTTCAAGACGAACACAAAACTTGGAAAGCTATATTTCGATCGATCAGATTTTAACAAATTGGCAAAAATACTGAAACAGCTTCATCAGAGTTGTCAGGTAGgtatt ACAGACGACGGAGAGGATGATCTTAAAAAAGGTACACAATTACTCGAAATATACGCTCTCGAAATCCAAATGTATACGGCccagaaaaataacaaaaaactcAAAACTCTGTATGAACAAAGTCTCCACATCAAAAGTGCCATTCCGCATCCCCTCATCATGGGAGTAATCAGag AATGCGGGGGTAAAATGCACCTCAGAGAAGGGGAATTCGAGCGGGCTCATACGGATTTCTTCGAAGCGTTTAAAAACTATGACGAGTCCGGTTCCCCAAGGCGTACGACGTGTTTGAAGTATCTGGTCTTGGCTAACAT GTTGATGAAGTCTGGTATAAATCCGTTCGACTCTCAAGAGGCAAAGCCATACAAAAACGACCCCGAAATACTTGCGATGACTAATCTGGTTGTTAgttatcaaaacaatgacatCAACCAATTTGAGTCTATTCTGAAGCAAAATAGAAACAATATAATGGATGACCCCTTCATTCGGGAGCACATTGAAGACCTTCTGCGCAATATTAGAACTCAG GTGCTCATTAAGCTTATCAAACCGTATACAAGGATCCACATACCCTTCATCAGTAAAGAATTGAACATCGATGTTTCCGAGGTCGAAAGTCTGCTGGTTTCTTGTATTTTAGATAGCACAGTTCGCGGTCGAATTGATCAG gtGAACCAAGTCCTCGAATTGGATAAAAAGTCGGTTTGCGCCGCGCGTTATAACGCTCTAGACAAATGGACGAATCAGTTACAGTCACTGCACGTAGCCGTCGTTAATAAAATGTCGTAG